A genomic segment from Pectinophora gossypiella chromosome 27, ilPecGoss1.1, whole genome shotgun sequence encodes:
- the LOC126379008 gene encoding DNA-directed RNA polymerases I, II, and III subunit RPABC3, with protein MAGVLFEDIFNVKDMDPEGKKFDRVSRLHCESESFKMDLILDINSWIYPMEIGDKFRLVLATTLRENGYPDGGEWNPLETEGNRADSFEYVMSGKVYRIEGDEATIEPASRLAAYVSFGGLLMRLQGDANNLHGFEVDQHMYLLMKKLAF; from the exons ATGGCAGGCGTGTTATTTGAGGATATATTCAACGTGAAGGATATGGACCCGGAGGGCAAGAAATTCGACCGTGTGAGTCGGCTACACTGCGAATCCGAGTCGTTCAAAATGGACTTGATTTTAGACATAAATTCGTGGATTTATCCAATGGAGATTGGGGATAAGTTTAGATTAGTGCTTGCTACAACTCTCAGAGAGAATGGTTACCCTGATGGAGGAGAATGGAACCCGCTAGAAACGGAGGGAAACCGCGCCGACAGCTTCGAATATGTCATGTCAGGGAAAGTTTACAG GATAGAAGGTGACGAAGCTACCATCGAACCGGCTTCCCGTCTGGCAGCTTACGTGTCATTCGGAGGCCTCCTAATGAGGTTGCAAGGAGACGCCAACAACTTACACGGATTCGAAGTGGACCAACACATGTATTTGCTGATGAAGAAACTGGCCTTCTAA
- the LOC126378895 gene encoding H/ACA ribonucleoprotein complex subunit 4, which produces MTDVIQPGALGSEKKKKKNKEAVSLGAYQKLQDFKIEPSESVDKLDTGYWPLLLKNFDRLNVRTNHYTPLPFGHSPLKRPISEYVKSGFINVDKPSNPSSHEVVSWIKRILKAEKTGHSGTLDPKVTGCLIVCIDRATRLVKSQQNAGKEYVAVFSLHSAVDGIKKVTQGLEKLRGALFQRPPLISAVKRQLRVRSVYDSKLLDYDQERNIGVFWVSCEAGSYIRTMCVHLGLMLGVGGQMIELRRVRSGIQGEKEGMVTMHDILDAQWAYENHKDETYLRRVIKPLEGLLIAHKRIFIKDSAVNAVCYGAKVLLPGILRYEDGIEIDQEIVIVTTKGEAVALAIAMMTTSTMASCDHGVAAKLKRVIMERDTYPRKWGLGPKATIKKKMIQQGKLDKYGKPNENTPADWLHSYVDFKAKKETNGENTESEESSRKRTASTANADDPNNSTELKAEKKKKKKKKDLEATVDGDTTMEADVTTEAADDSVRKEKKKKKKKDKDQERQEE; this is translated from the coding sequence ATGACCGACGTGATTCAACCCGGTGCGTTGGGCTctgagaaaaagaagaagaaaaataaggaGGCGGTCAGTCTGGGCGCGTACCAGAAGCTGCAGGACTTCAAGATCGAGCCCTCGGAGTCGGTGGACAAGCTCGACACTGGGTATTGGCCGTTGTTATTGAAGAACTTCGATAGGCTCAATGTGCGTACTAACCACTACACGCCGTTGCCATTCGGGCACTCTCCTCTGAAGCGTCCTATCTCCGAGTACGTTAAGTCGGGTTTCATCAACGTCGACAAGCCGAGCAACCCGAGCTCCCACGAAGTCGTGTCATGGATCAAACGCATTCTGAAAGCCGAGAAGACTGGCCACTCCGGTACTCTTGACCCGAAGGTAACTGGGTGCCTCATTGTGTGCATCGACAGAGCGACAAGGTTGGTGAAGTCTCAGCAGAACGCTGGTAAGGAGTACGTCGCTGTGTTCAGCTTGCATTCAGCTGTTGATGGTATTAAAAAAGTAACTCAAGGCCTTGAGAAGCTCCGTGGAGCCCTGTTCCAGAGGCCTCCTCTAATATCTGCCGTGAAAAGGCAGCTTCGAGTCCGTTCTGTGTATGATAGCAAGCTGCTGGATTATGATCAGGAACGGAACATTGGAGTATTCTGGGTCAGCTGTGAAGCCGGTTCGTATATCCGTACCATGTGTGTACATTTGGGATTGATGTTGGGAGTCGGTGGTCAGATGATAGAGCTTAGACGTGTGCGCTCCGGCATCCAGGGAGAAAAGGAGGGCATGGTCACCATGCACGACATCCTAGACGCCCAGTGGGCCTATGAAAATCATAAGGATGAGACTTACCTTCGCAGGGTGATCAAGCCTCTAGAAGGTCTCCTGATAGCTCATAAAAGAATCTTCATTAAAGACAGTGCTGTCAATGCAGTGTGTTACGGTGCTAAAGTACTTCTTCCTGGTATCCTGAGGTACGAAGACGGAATTGAAATTGACCAAGAAATAGTCATTGTGACTACTAAAGGCGAAGCCGTAGCTCTTGCTATTGCGATGATGACTACCTCAACAATGGCTTCTTGTGATCACGGAGTTGCAGCTAAACTGAAAAGAGTGATCATGGAAAGGGACACATACCCAAGGAAGTGGGGCCTGGGACCAAAAGCAACAATCAAGAAGAAGATGATCCAACAAGGAAAACTGGACAAATATGGCAAACCTAATGAGAACACACCAGCTGATTGGTTGCATAGTTATGTAGACTTCAAAGCAAAGAAAGAGACAAATGGAGAAAATACTGAATCTGAGGAGAGCAGCAGGAAACGTACAGCAAGCACAGCTAATGCGGACGACCCTAACAACTCAACAGAATTGAAAGcagagaaaaagaagaaaaagaaaaagaaggacTTAGAGGCCACCGTTGACGGTGACACAACAATGGAGGCTGACGTAACGACGGAGGCCGCGGATGACTCTGTCCGcaaagagaagaagaaaaagaagaagaaggacaaAGACCAAGAGAGACAAGAGGAATAA